Proteins co-encoded in one Vidua macroura isolate BioBank_ID:100142 chromosome 13, ASM2450914v1, whole genome shotgun sequence genomic window:
- the ARPC4 gene encoding actin-related protein 2/3 complex subunit 4, producing MTATLRPYLNAVRATLQAALCLENFSSQVVERHNKPEVEVRSSKELLLQPVIISRNEKEKVLIEGSINSVRVSIAVKQADEIEKILCHKFMRFMMMRAENFFILRRKPVEGYDISFLITNFHTEQMYKHKLVDFVIHFMEEIDKEISEMKLSVNARARIVAEEFLKNF from the exons ATG ACTGCCACGCTGCGCCCGTACCTGAACGCGGTGCGCGCTACGCTGCAGGCCGCGCTGTGCCTGGAGAACTTCTCGTCGCAGGTGGTGGAGCGGCACAACAAGCCCGAGGTGGAAGTCAG GAGCAGCAAAGAGCTGCTGTTGCAGCCGGTGATCATCAGCAGGAACGAGAAGGAGAAGGTTCTCATCGAGGGCTCCATTAACTCAGTGCGCGTCAGCATCGCCGTGAAGCAG gcTGATGAGATCGAGAAGATCTTGTGCCACAAATTCATGCGCTTTATGATGATGAGGGCTGAGAACTTCTTTATTCTGCGCAGGAAGCCCGTGGAG GGTTATGATATCAGCTTCTTGATCACAAACTTCCACACGGAGCAGATGTACAAGCACAAGCTGGTGGACTTTGTCATCCACTTCATGGAGGAGATTGACAAGGAAATCAGTGAGATGAAACTCTCTGTCAATGCGAGGGCCCGCATAGTGGCAGAGGAGTTCCTTAAGAAT TTTTAG
- the TADA3 gene encoding transcriptional adapter 3 — MSELKDCPLQFHDFKSVDHVKVCPRYTAVLARSEDDGIGIEELDTLQLELETLLSSASRRLRVLEAETQILTDWQDKKGDRRFLKLSKDHDVGTSVKHGKPKKQKLEGKGGHGTGPGPGRPKSKNLQPKIQEYEFQDDPIDVPRIPKNDAPNRFWASVEPYCADLTNEEVRVLEELLKPPEDEAEHYKIPPLGKHYSQRWAQEDLLEEQKDGARAAAAADKKKGVLGPLTELDTKDVDALLKKSEAQHEQPEDGCPFGPLTQRLLQALVEENIISPVEDSPIPEITGKDSGADGAGTSPRSQNKPFSVPHTKSLEGRIKEELVAQGLLESEDRPAEDSEDEVLAELRKRQAELKALSAHNRTKKHELLRLAKEELHRQELRQRVRMADNEVMDAFRKIMAARQKKRTPTKKEKDQAWKTLKERESILKLLDG; from the exons ATGAGCGAGCTGAAGGACTGCCCGCTGCAGTTCCATGACTTCAAGTCGGTGGACCACGTGAAAGTGTGCCCCCGCTACACGGCCGTGCTGGCCCGCTCGGAGGACGATGGCATCGGCATCGAGGAGCTGGACacactgcagctggagctggagacgctgctgtcctctgccagcCGCCGCCTTCGCGTCCTGGAGGCTGAGACACAG ATCCTGACGGACTGGCAGGATAAGAAGGGCGACCGGCGGTTCCTGAAGCTGAGCAAGGACCACGATGTGGGCACATCTGTAAAACATGGGAAGCCCAAGAAGCAGAAGCTGGAGGGCAAAGGGGGCCATGGGACTGGGCCTGGGCCCGGCCGGCCCAAGTCTAAGAACCTGCAGCCCAAGATCCAGGAATATGAGTTCCAGGATGATCCCATTGATGTGCCCCGCATCCCCAAAAATGATGCTCCAAACAG GTTCTGGGCATCGGTGGAGCCGTACTGTGCCGATCTCACCAACGAGGAGGTCAGagtcctggaggagctgctcaaGCCGCCGGAGGACGAGGCTGAGCATTACAAG ATTCCACCGCTGGGGAAGCATTACTCCCAGCGTTGGGCACAAGAGGacctgctggaggagcagaaggaCGGAGCccgggcagcagctgctgccgaCAAGAAGAAAGGTGTCCTGGGGCCACTGACTGAGCTGGACACTAAAG ATGTTGATGCCCTCCTGAAGAAATCAGAAGCCCAGCACGAGCAGCCAGAGGATGGATGTCCCTTTGGTCCTCTGACACAGCGTCTCCTGCAGGCCCTTGTGGAG GAGAACATCATCTCTCCTGTTGAGGACTCCCCCATCCCTGAGATCACTGGCAAGGACTCGGGAGCTGACGGTGCTGGCACATCTCCCCGCAGCCAGAACAAGCCCTTCAG tgtcccccaCACCAAGTCACTAGAGGGGCGGATCAAGGAGGAGCTGGTGGCCCAGGGCCTGCTGGAGTCGGAGGACCGTCCGGCTGAGGACTCGGAGGACGAGGTGCTGGCTGAGTTACGCaagaggcaggcagagctgaaggCGCTCAGCGCACACAACCGCACCAAGAAGCACGAGCTGCTGCG gcTGGCCAAGGAGGAACTGCACCGGCAGGAGCTGCGGCAGCGCGTCCGCATGGCCGACAACGAGGTGATGGATGCATTCCGCAAGATCATGGCTGCCCGGCAGAAGAAGCGCACGCCCACCAAAAAGGAGAAGGACCAGGCCTGGAAGACCCTGAAGGAGCGGGAGAGCATCCTCAAGCTGCTGGATGGGTAG
- the CAMK1 gene encoding calcium/calmodulin-dependent protein kinase type 1 has protein sequence MPLGQDGPSWKKRIEDIQRIYDFRDVLGTGAFSEVVLAEEKATRKLVAIKCIAKKALEGKETSIENEIAVLHKIKHPNIVALDDIYESGTHLYLIMQLVSGGELFDRIVEKGFYTERDASALIRQILDAVKYLHDMGIVHRDLKPENLLYYSMDEDSKIMISDFGLSKIEGCGSVMSTACGTPGYVAPEVLAQKPYSKAVDCWSIGVIAYILLCGYPPFYDENDAKLFEQILQAEYEFDSPYWDDISDSAKDFIQHLMEKDPGKRFTCEQALQHPWIAGDTALDKNIHQSVSEQIKKNFAKSKWKQAFNATAVVRHMRKLQLGTSQDVPGQTTPTSPGERLVGGTSNGSECGHPPTSRAQRLPPD, from the exons ATGCCGCTGGGGCAGGACGGGCCCAGCTGGAAGAAGAGGATCGAGGATATTCAGCGGATCTACGATTTCCGAGATGTCCTGGGCAC GGGGGCCTTCTCCGAGGTGGTCCTGGCGGAGGAGAAGGCGACGCGGAAGCTCGTGGCTATCAAGTGCATCGCCAAGAAGGCTCTGGAGGGAAAGGAGACCAGCATTGAGAACGAGATTGCTGTCCTCCACAA AATCAAGCACCCCAATATCGTGGCCTTGGATGACATCTACGAGAGTGGCACCCACCTCTACCTCATCATGCAGCT ggtcTCGGGGGGGGAACTCTTTGACCGCATCGTGGAGAAGGGTTTCTACACTGAGCGGGACGCCAGCGCCCTGATCCGGCAGATCCTCGATGCCGTCAAATACCTGCATGACATGGGTATCGTCCACCGTGACCTGAAG CCCGAGAACCTGCTCTATTACAGCATGGATGAGGACTCCAAGATCATGATCAGTGACTTCGGGCTGTCAAAGATCGAGGGCTGTGGCAGTGTCATGTCCACAGCCTGCGGCACCCCTGGCTATGTGG cccctgaggTGCTAGCACAGAAGCCCTACAGCAAAGCAGTGGATTGCTGGTCCATCGGAGTCATCGCCTACATCCT GCTCTGTGGTTACCCTCCTTTCTATGATGAGAATGATGCCAAGCTCTTCGAGCAGATCCTGCAGGCCGAGTACGAGTTTGACTCACCGTACTGGGATGATATCTCGGACTCAG CCAAGGACTTTATCCAGCACCTGATGGAGAAGGACCCTGGCAAGCGATTCACCTGTGAGCAAgcactgcagcatccctg GATTGCcggggacacagccctggacaAGAACATCCACCAGTCAGTGAGTGAGCAGATCAAGAAGAATTTTGCAAAGAGCAAGTGGAAG CAAGCTTTCAACGCCACGGCGGTGGTGAGACACATGAGAAAGCTGCAGCTTGGAACCAGCCAGGATGTCCCTGGGCAGACAACTCCCACGAGCCCCGGCGAACGGTTGGTCGGGGGGACCAGCAATG GGTCAGAGTGTGGGCACCCACCCACAAGCAGAGCTCAGCGTCTCCCACCAGACTGA
- the OGG1 gene encoding N-glycosylase/DNA lyase isoform X1, which yields MKLRDTPSACPSLWRWLPCPPAELRLDLVLSSGQSFRWWESSPGAWTGVLGGRVWTLRQDGDRLWYTVYGEEDEHEEERDECPAKAAKLNAAETDRILRDYFQLDVGLSPLYHAWGAADPLFRKVANDFPGVRVLRQDPVECLFSFICTSNNHISRITAMIERLCQAFGRRLCCLDSRPFHAFPSLSALTGADAEARLRALGFGYRAKFVSGSARAIAEGLGSEGLRQLRTAPYAEARRVLCALPGVGAKVADCVCLLSLDKAEAVPVDTHVWHIARQRYGVALGGKSLTPRAYQEIGDFFRGLWGPRAGWAQAVSTPPSWLPCPHPKPCPPQYLPTPGPVLCRPPQGPEASWQPASGLRELRLGQLWG from the exons ATGAAGCTGCGGGACACCCCTTCCGCCTGCCCGTCCCTGTGGCGCTGGTTGCCGTGCCCGCCGGCCGAGCTGCGCCTGGACCTGGTGCTGTCCTCGGGACAGAGCTTCCG GTGGTGGGAGAGCAGCCCGGGGGCGTGGACGGGTGTGCTCGGGGGCCGCGTCTGGACACTACGGCAGGACGGGGATCGGCTCTGGTACACGGTGTACGGCGAGGAGGATGAACACGAGGAGGAGCGGGATGAGTGCCCCGCCAAAGCTGCGAAGCTGAACGCCGCAGAGACGGACCGGATCTTGCGCGACTACTTCCAGCTGGACGTGGGGCTGTCGCCCCTGTACCATGCCTGGGGGGCGGCCGACCCTCTGTTCCGCAAGGTGGCCAATGACTTCCCAG GGGTGCGGGTGCTGCGGCAGGACCCCGTCGAGTGCCTCTTCTCCTTCATCTGCACCTCCAACAACCACATTTCTCGCATCACTGCCATGATCGAGCGCCTCTGCCAGGCCTTCGGACGCCGGCTCTGCTGCCTCGATTCCCGGCCCTTCCATGCCTTCCCATCCCTCTCGGCGCTCACAG GTGCTGATGCCGAGGCCCGGCTGCGGGCGCTGGGCTTTGGGTACCGGGCCAAGTTTGTCAGTGGGAGTGCGCGGGCCATCGCTGAGGGGCTCGGCTCCGAGGGGCTGCGCCAGCTCCGCACCGCGCCCTACGCCGAGGCCAGGAGGGTGCTGTGCGCCCTGCCTGGTGTAGGTGCCAAG gtgGCCGACTGCGTCTGCCTGTTGTCCCTGGACAAGGCGGAGGCGGTGCCTGTGGACACCCACGTCTGGCACATCGCACGGCAGCGCTATGGCGTGGCGCTGGGCGGCAAGAGCCTCACCCCCCGGGCGTACCAGGAGATCG GTGACTTCTTCCGGGGGCTGTGGGGTCCTCGTgctggctgggcacaggcagTGAGTACCCCTCCTTCCTGGCTCCCTTGCCCCCATCCCAAGCCATGCCCACCCCAATATCTCCCCACTCCAGGTCCTGTTCTGTGCCGACCTCCGCAAGGGCCAGAAGCCAGCTGGCAACCAGCATCAGGCCTGAGAGAGCTGAGGCTGGGACAGCTATGGGGGTGA
- the OGG1 gene encoding N-glycosylase/DNA lyase isoform X2 — protein MKLRDTPSACPSLWRWLPCPPAELRLDLVLSSGQSFRWWESSPGAWTGVLGGRVWTLRQDGDRLWYTVYGEEDEHEEERDECPAKAAKLNAAETDRILRDYFQLDVGLSPLYHAWGAADPLFRKVANDFPGVRVLRQDPVECLFSFICTSNNHISRITAMIERLCQAFGRRLCCLDSRPFHAFPSLSALTGADAEARLRALGFGYRAKFVSGSARAIAEGLGSEGLRQLRTAPYAEARRVLCALPGVGAKAEAVPVDTHVWHIARQRYGVALGGKSLTPRAYQEIGDFFRGLWGPRAGWAQAVSTPPSWLPCPHPKPCPPQYLPTPGPVLCRPPQGPEASWQPASGLRELRLGQLWG, from the exons ATGAAGCTGCGGGACACCCCTTCCGCCTGCCCGTCCCTGTGGCGCTGGTTGCCGTGCCCGCCGGCCGAGCTGCGCCTGGACCTGGTGCTGTCCTCGGGACAGAGCTTCCG GTGGTGGGAGAGCAGCCCGGGGGCGTGGACGGGTGTGCTCGGGGGCCGCGTCTGGACACTACGGCAGGACGGGGATCGGCTCTGGTACACGGTGTACGGCGAGGAGGATGAACACGAGGAGGAGCGGGATGAGTGCCCCGCCAAAGCTGCGAAGCTGAACGCCGCAGAGACGGACCGGATCTTGCGCGACTACTTCCAGCTGGACGTGGGGCTGTCGCCCCTGTACCATGCCTGGGGGGCGGCCGACCCTCTGTTCCGCAAGGTGGCCAATGACTTCCCAG GGGTGCGGGTGCTGCGGCAGGACCCCGTCGAGTGCCTCTTCTCCTTCATCTGCACCTCCAACAACCACATTTCTCGCATCACTGCCATGATCGAGCGCCTCTGCCAGGCCTTCGGACGCCGGCTCTGCTGCCTCGATTCCCGGCCCTTCCATGCCTTCCCATCCCTCTCGGCGCTCACAG GTGCTGATGCCGAGGCCCGGCTGCGGGCGCTGGGCTTTGGGTACCGGGCCAAGTTTGTCAGTGGGAGTGCGCGGGCCATCGCTGAGGGGCTCGGCTCCGAGGGGCTGCGCCAGCTCCGCACCGCGCCCTACGCCGAGGCCAGGAGGGTGCTGTGCGCCCTGCCTGGTGTAGGTGCCAAG GCGGAGGCGGTGCCTGTGGACACCCACGTCTGGCACATCGCACGGCAGCGCTATGGCGTGGCGCTGGGCGGCAAGAGCCTCACCCCCCGGGCGTACCAGGAGATCG GTGACTTCTTCCGGGGGCTGTGGGGTCCTCGTgctggctgggcacaggcagTGAGTACCCCTCCTTCCTGGCTCCCTTGCCCCCATCCCAAGCCATGCCCACCCCAATATCTCCCCACTCCAGGTCCTGTTCTGTGCCGACCTCCGCAAGGGCCAGAAGCCAGCTGGCAACCAGCATCAGGCCTGAGAGAGCTGAGGCTGGGACAGCTATGGGGGTGA
- the OGG1 gene encoding N-glycosylase/DNA lyase isoform X3, with protein sequence MKLRDTPSACPSLWRWLPCPPAELRLDLVLSSGQSFRWWESSPGAWTGVLGGRVWTLRQDGDRLWYTVYGEEDEHEEERDECPAKAAKLNAAETDRILRDYFQLDVGLSPLYHAWGAADPLFRKVANDFPGVRVLRQDPVECLFSFICTSNNHISRITAMIERLCQAFGRRLCCLDSRPFHAFPSLSALTGADAEARLRALGFGYRAKFVSGSARAIAEGLGSEGLRQLRTAPYAEARRVLCALPGVGAKVADCVCLLSLDKAEAVPVDTHVWHIARQRYGVALGGKSLTPRAYQEIGDFFRGLWGPRAGWAQAVLFCADLRKGQKPAGNQHQA encoded by the exons ATGAAGCTGCGGGACACCCCTTCCGCCTGCCCGTCCCTGTGGCGCTGGTTGCCGTGCCCGCCGGCCGAGCTGCGCCTGGACCTGGTGCTGTCCTCGGGACAGAGCTTCCG GTGGTGGGAGAGCAGCCCGGGGGCGTGGACGGGTGTGCTCGGGGGCCGCGTCTGGACACTACGGCAGGACGGGGATCGGCTCTGGTACACGGTGTACGGCGAGGAGGATGAACACGAGGAGGAGCGGGATGAGTGCCCCGCCAAAGCTGCGAAGCTGAACGCCGCAGAGACGGACCGGATCTTGCGCGACTACTTCCAGCTGGACGTGGGGCTGTCGCCCCTGTACCATGCCTGGGGGGCGGCCGACCCTCTGTTCCGCAAGGTGGCCAATGACTTCCCAG GGGTGCGGGTGCTGCGGCAGGACCCCGTCGAGTGCCTCTTCTCCTTCATCTGCACCTCCAACAACCACATTTCTCGCATCACTGCCATGATCGAGCGCCTCTGCCAGGCCTTCGGACGCCGGCTCTGCTGCCTCGATTCCCGGCCCTTCCATGCCTTCCCATCCCTCTCGGCGCTCACAG GTGCTGATGCCGAGGCCCGGCTGCGGGCGCTGGGCTTTGGGTACCGGGCCAAGTTTGTCAGTGGGAGTGCGCGGGCCATCGCTGAGGGGCTCGGCTCCGAGGGGCTGCGCCAGCTCCGCACCGCGCCCTACGCCGAGGCCAGGAGGGTGCTGTGCGCCCTGCCTGGTGTAGGTGCCAAG gtgGCCGACTGCGTCTGCCTGTTGTCCCTGGACAAGGCGGAGGCGGTGCCTGTGGACACCCACGTCTGGCACATCGCACGGCAGCGCTATGGCGTGGCGCTGGGCGGCAAGAGCCTCACCCCCCGGGCGTACCAGGAGATCG GTGACTTCTTCCGGGGGCTGTGGGGTCCTCGTgctggctgggcacaggca GTCCTGTTCTGTGCCGACCTCCGCAAGGGCCAGAAGCCAGCTGGCAACCAGCATCAGGCCTGA
- the OGG1 gene encoding N-glycosylase/DNA lyase isoform X4: MKLRDTPSACPSLWRWLPCPPAELRLDLVLSSGQSFRWWESSPGAWTGVLGGRVWTLRQDGDRLWYTVYGEEDEHEEERDECPAKAAKLNAAETDRILRDYFQLDVGLSPLYHAWGAADPLFRKVANDFPGVRVLRQDPVECLFSFICTSNNHISRITAMIERLCQAFGRRLCCLDSRPFHAFPSLSALTGPPLPRCYHCHIAMASPAPTHVPLLCPSQVLMPRPGCGRWALGTGPSLSVGVRGPSLRGSAPRGCASSAPRPTPRPGGCCAPCLV, from the exons ATGAAGCTGCGGGACACCCCTTCCGCCTGCCCGTCCCTGTGGCGCTGGTTGCCGTGCCCGCCGGCCGAGCTGCGCCTGGACCTGGTGCTGTCCTCGGGACAGAGCTTCCG GTGGTGGGAGAGCAGCCCGGGGGCGTGGACGGGTGTGCTCGGGGGCCGCGTCTGGACACTACGGCAGGACGGGGATCGGCTCTGGTACACGGTGTACGGCGAGGAGGATGAACACGAGGAGGAGCGGGATGAGTGCCCCGCCAAAGCTGCGAAGCTGAACGCCGCAGAGACGGACCGGATCTTGCGCGACTACTTCCAGCTGGACGTGGGGCTGTCGCCCCTGTACCATGCCTGGGGGGCGGCCGACCCTCTGTTCCGCAAGGTGGCCAATGACTTCCCAG GGGTGCGGGTGCTGCGGCAGGACCCCGTCGAGTGCCTCTTCTCCTTCATCTGCACCTCCAACAACCACATTTCTCGCATCACTGCCATGATCGAGCGCCTCTGCCAGGCCTTCGGACGCCGGCTCTGCTGCCTCGATTCCCGGCCCTTCCATGCCTTCCCATCCCTCTCGGCGCTCACAGGTCCACCGCTGCCCCGCTGCTACCACTGTCATATTGCCATGGCCTCACCTGCGCCCACTCACGTCCCTCTGCTGTGCCCCTCCCAGGTGCTGATGCCGAGGCCCGGCTGCGGGCGCTGGGCTTTGGGTACCGGGCCAAGTTTGTCAGTGGGAGTGCGCGGGCCATCGCTGAGGGGCTCGGCTCCGAGGGGCTGCGCCAGCTCCGCACCGCGCCCTACGCCGAGGCCAGGAGGGTGCTGTGCGCCCTGCCTGGTGTAG